A segment of the Lycium barbarum isolate Lr01 chromosome 7, ASM1917538v2, whole genome shotgun sequence genome:
ATACACTTCACATAACACACGAGATTTGTAAATAAAATACATACTATATTTAgaattttcctcaaattttgacTATTCACTCCTTTTGGCACGCTTAAACAATTTCACCCTTTTTATCAGTCCCATCACTACAGCTGCTCCCTAACCCCACTAACCCTTCACCATTTACTACTACTTTTTTCTTCTTGAAATTCACGAAATTTCATTATGATTTCTTTTCTTCTATCAAAATCTcgagaaatataataataataatatattcagTATAATCTCACAAGTGAGTCCGAAGAAAAAAGAGTGTAGCATACCTTATAGCGGTTGTTTTCAAAAGACTTCAGCTCAAGAAAAAATATgacaaaaaaaattagaaaagaaTTAACGAAAGTAAAAAAAACCCATAACAAAAAATCTTGAGAAATACATTAGTGAATACTTTTATTTACTGTACCTTATAAAATTGAATATATCATACCTTATAAAATTAATCGAGGTGAGTATAAGTTGATCCGAACATAACATCATTTACTCCAATTTGACTTTCCCAATCACTACAGCTGCTCTCCCCTCACCCCTCACCCCACCCCCCTACCCCACTCCCTCCTAACCCTTGACCTCTCACTTCAACTTCACCCAGCTGCTCTACAGACCACCACTGTCTCTAACTACAACCTTAAACACTCTACTTTCCTCTTTGTATTATCtccttatttcatgtcttctatTTTCAACTTAACCCAACATTCTTGAAAACAAAAAAATGTCAGCATTCTTGAATGATGAGTTGTCCAAGAAAACATCAATTTTTGGTTTACACTTATGGGTAGTTGTTGGAATTTGTGTTGGTGCAGCAATAGTACTAATTCTCTTCCTTATTTCACTTTGGTACACTTCAAAACGTAACAATAATCCAAACAACAGTAACAATCCCCAAATTACTGAAATCAAAGAGATCCGAATTGACCCAAACCCGGTTCTTGATCCAAACCCACTTCCAGAACCCGAAAAAGAAACACCCCAGAGAATCCAAATTGAGATTGGTAATAATAAAAATGGGAAGGGTCATCATTTGGTTAAACCTGATCGGGTCGGGTCGGGTGGCGGGTCGGGTCATGGGAGTGGGGAGCAGGGTGGTGGTGGGATTAGTGGACCTGAGGTTTCACATTTAGGGTGGGGTCATTGGTATACTTTGAGAGAGCTTGAGATTGCTACTAATTTTTTTGCTCATGAGAATGTTATTGGTGAAGGTGGTTATGGTATTGTGTATCGTGGTGTTATGGAAGATAATAGTTATGTTGCTGTTAAGAATTTGCTGAATAATAGGTGAGGTTATTTGAACTTGTTTTGCTTTTTTTTGTGATGCTTGATTGAAGTTGTGTTCTTTGTGGTTATTTTGTATGCATAGTGCAATTTGCTTATATATAGATGCTAATATGTTTAGGTATGTCACATGCTTTTTGCATGAATATCACACTTAATATGCCATTTCATGTTAAGTGTACTGTATGCATTCTTGCTCATGAATCCAATTAGAATTTATACTTATTAGGCGTTTGGTcatagattccaaatatttttcatttgTGAAGTTAGAGTTGGAAAACATGTTTGGAGCTCTTTCCAAATTTGGAATCCAACTCCAAGTTGGATTTGAAAATTTTATAAACCAAACACTGATTctgaaataaagtgaaaaattattccggaaaaaagtgaataattttcatGGCTAAACGGCTCCTTAGTAGGTTCTGAGTTAGTGCAGTTTATTAGATATGTAtacatttttaaaaagtttgcaAATGTACATGGTCTGAGCTGAAAGTGATGGGTTCTGTTAAACGAGCTGTGAATGGCTAGATCTGCAACTGGATTTTGGTTCTTGATTAGTTAAATGCAAGCTGGAGTTAGATGGGTAGTTATAGGCTTATTTGATGAGAAACATGTCCGTTTTTTAgttctttaattttttccatGTGACATTCTTTTCAGGGGACAGGCAGAGAGGGAATTTAAGGTAGAAGTGGAAGCAATTGGTCGAGTTCGGCACAAGAATTTGGTGAGGTTACTTGGTTACTGTGCTGAGGGAGCTCACAGGTATTTCGTTTTCATTAGTCTGCAATTTGATTTGATCAATGTTTGTCTTAGTTGGACTGGACagagagtttaagaaagtaaaaaagaCTTTTGAACCTTATGGTTGTTaactaaagatatgtataatgtaccaaaatgccctttaatcttgtggtcttaaacatgcatTGTGGAATGTTGAAATTAAAGACCtgtcaaattaggaaagagacattctttttaaatggattaaaaaggaaagcaagacaaacaaattgaaacatagGGAGTATTACATTTGTGTACTTGTAGTTTATAAGGATTGCTTAGACCTACAACTGTGCTGATTTGAGTGTTGGGAATTGGGATTACTCAAGATAATTCAATGCTTTTTTCAGGATGCTTGTTTATGAATATGTGGACAATGGGAACTTGGAGCAGTGGCTCCACGGAGATGTAGGGCCATACAGCCCTCTTACATGGGAAATTCGGATGAACATAATTCTTGGAACAGCAAAAGGGTATAAACTTGCTGGTCTTTGGGATGTTTAAACTTCTAGTTTTTCATTTTGGGCAGTCATTGTTATCTAGATTGTGTTAATATGGAAAACTAAAACTGACAATGAATGCAGGTTGACCTATCTGCATGAGGGCCTCGAACCCAAAGTAGTTCACCGTGACATCAAGTCGAGCAATATTTTGATTGATAAGCAGTGGAATTCAAAAGTATCTGACTTTGGTTTAGCTAAGCTTTTAGGCTCAGAGAGGAGCTATGTAACTACAAGGGTTATGGGAACATTCGGGTTAGTGCTAGATATCAAAAATctactactccctccatcccaatttgtgACAATTTTTCCTTcttagtcagtcccaaaaagaatgacatctttGTATGTTTAGTAATAATTTAGTTTTAAACTTTCCTGAACTTTCCTCCTAATGAGATGATTTGTAGCCACATAAATTTCTATGGCttgttttaaaccacaagtttcaacGTCCTTTTCTCTTAAACTCTGTGTCCATGTCCAGtaaaacaccttcacataaattgggacagagggagtagcatTTTCTGTTGTTTCTAGTGTTGAGGCAACCATGAAAACTGAATTGCTAATCTTCTTGTTTCTCTTATCAGCTATGTTGCTCCAGAATATGCTAGTACTGGCATGTTGAATGATAGAAGTGATGTTTATAGTTTTGGAATTCTTATCATGGAGATTATTTCTGGAAGGAATCCTGTGGATTATAGCCGTGCTCCTGGAGAGGTTTGTTCCATTTATCTTAACCGTTCTGTTTTAAGAAGCATCTTAAATCTCGTGTCTTGTTTAGTTCTGACTTTTGCAATTGATCTAACTCTCAGGTCAATCTGGTTGATTGGCTTAAGACAATGGTTTCTAACCGGAACTCTGAGGGTGTTCTGGATCCCAAGTTGCGTGAGAAGCCTTCTTCTAGAGCACTAAAACGTGCCCTTTTGGTAGCATTGCGTTGTGTAGACCCCAACGCTCAGAAAAGGCCAAAGATGGGCCATGTGATACACATGCTTGAGGCTGATGATTTTCCCTTCCGTGATGTAAGTTTGAGCTTTTCCTATTTAGAACTGCATGCCTTTAAACTAtcatatattactattcatgaggCTTAGCATGCAATTTGGTTCCTGGTATCTTGCTTTCTTGATGTGTGGTAACCTCCTTTCTATAGAAGAACCCAACTTCTCTCTTATTTATTAAGTGAGGAATAAAGAACATATCCTCTAGAAGACGGAATCAGTGTTATCAAAAGTGAAAAgtgcaaaaaagctctaaggtccgTAGGGGATTTAAGCAAAAAAATGCAAACAAAGTGTGGTCTTTAATTAACAAAGgcgcaaatggagaaaaaaatacaaatatgTATGTTTAGTCCGAGACTAATAATACTCCCCTgtgttcaaaataagtgtccacttagcctttctattttggttcaaagtaagtgtccacttacataatcaaggaggaattaactttattttccattttttttcctaTTTACCCAAGGCAATAAATAAGCAAGGATCTTATTAATtgagggtagtttagtcaaaattttttttttttttttttctaggagttAGTGTTTTCTTACGGGGtgtgaaaaaaaggctaagtggacacttattttgaaccgggGGGAGTAATAAGcatgaattacaaatatatggacaaagaaattgaaaagtaaataacAATAAAGTAAAATATCAATTGTTTAGTGTTGCCTCTtacagtgttatcaaaagcgaaaagcgcaaaaaagctctaaggtcagctggggctttaagcgcaaagcgcaaataaaaCGTGGgctttaataaaaaaaatcgcaatggtgcaaaaatacaaatacaaatatatatatatatatatatatatatatatatatatatatatatatatatatatatatatatatatatatagtccaagattgataataataagcatgaatacaaatatatggacaaagaaattgtaataATATTACGATAAACTGAAATATCAATCCATCTAGTGTCACCTCTCCAacagaggctcattggcaaggaaaagtatgtcttagagccttgatgatgacactgaagcgcacataaagcaaggcgaagcgctcaacatgttttgagcctcgctttagagcttaagcgcgcctttgataacactggCCTCTTATAGAGACGCTCATTAGGAAGGAAAAGCATGACcgagagccttgatgatgacactggaGCGCACATTAAGCGAGAAGCGCTCAACATCTTTTTCCCCTAGCTTCAGGGCTTAAGTGCGCGTTAAGCCTTTTACAACACTGGACGGAAGGAAGTGAATTGAGTCTAATAAGCACTAAACTATTAGAGTGTATCTATTCTGTAATGAAAGTCATGTATCTGCTTTCCCGGAATGAGCATTCAATGCATGCCACATTCTCCGCTATTGCACTATGCTTGTTACACACAGATTGAGTAATGGGTCATTCGGATACTGAAACTTAATCTAATCTCCCTCTCATTTTATAGTACTAATCAAATTGATTGTTTTACAAACTAATTTTAGAAATCTGATCAAAGATCTGATATCAAGTTTAGTAATATGAAGTTGAAACTTTGCTAGGAAGCTGTATTAAGTAGTAATTGAATCACCTATTTATTTTCTATCAATCCTTCAAAAAAATAATACATTGCTTCCCTCCTTTAAGTAACTGTGTGATTCATACAGGAGCGAAGAGGTTCAAGAGAAAATGGACGTCCACATCATGATGGAATGAAAGAGAGCGTAATGGATAAGCGCATAATTGAATCAGGTGATAGCAGTGGATATGAAAGTACTGTTCAAACCAATCGATCTTTGTTGACAAAGAAAGAAATTGATGATGACGAGTAGCCTGGCCAAGTGGGCTAAAAGGTCAACTTAAAACTCTAGTTTCTTTTGCCTTTCACTTTGGAGCTGGCGAATGTACATACGATTCACTTGTGCAAATTCAGCACTCGCTTAGGTTTTGTAGAGTAGCtcttattgttgttgtatttagTTGCTTGCAATTTTGTTAAGAGCATAGCTCTTTTTATTAGTATATAATTAAATTTTCATTTCACTCTTCTAGTTGGATGCACTTTCCAAATGAAAAGAAATGATTAAATTATATTTCCACAAACTCATGTAAcaatctccttttaattccttgtaTCAGTTAGGTCTTCCATGTGAGGAGATGATGAAATTGATATGAGGAGAAAGTAGTAGTAGTAAGATGTTGCCTATGTTTTGCCTTGTATGGATTTTACCATGTTCAAGAAAGTGAATACACCATCTCTTCCTTGTATCTCTTTAACTTTGGACTTTTCATTTTGCTCTTACTAAGATGCTCTTGTAATGGTAGAAATGTCAGAGACATGTTTAATATCATAAGTACTATTAAAGATACTTTTGATATGTGCCAAAAGCCTTCCTTTCTTAATGCCTATTCAAATACTGGAGTGTTTGCTATGATGCTTTGGTTTATGAGTTGTGATATATGTGGATGCTGGGGacttgtggggggggggggggggggggggttctacaAAGAAGCAATAGAGGAAGCTGTCTTTTGCTTGGCAGTGACCAGAGATACTGTTTGACAGCTAGAAGTGGGCACACATTATGGATTTTGGACCCCTCACTCACTTATTGTGTTTTCTGGTGTTGTCTCAAGGGAAAAGTTCATGAGGGTAATTTTCATAGTGACTAAGTCAAGGGCCCTACAAATCAATGATTATTTTGGCACTACAAATTAATGATTATTTTGACTCTCTGCATACCAAGGAGTGTAGATAGTTTGAAGTGAAGATGTAGCTGGAGTTTCATTAGCTGCTTCTGTCTTTGAGGAAATAGTTCTTCTCCTCCtttcttttaaacttgtggttattaagggcctgtttggaaagccacccaggtaattggaactgagtgtaattacacaatttggtttgtttgtttgaccaagtaattacacagttagatggaaattgagtgtaattgatagggtgtaattacactctccaattctcaaggagggctgagaattgggtgtaattacaccctgcaatttcagggttactttttagtttctttcttttttgtttgattttaatttcttttcttttttgttttattttaatttctattcttttttaatttctattattttaattttgttaaatatatttttctttttatatatttatctttcatttcctttcttctcaattcaacctttacttcttgtggttccatataaatgctcgtattttttatttatttagcataaccgtgctattattttaatttttgacactacacctcttaatattagaaagaatgaatcattaacaaacttgacatataatgagtgacgttattaaagtagaattttattatgaatgaggttatagactttatttttcctttcttttgaattatatttatttaagtcatgttggaacttacttatgaaatgttgaaatttgacataagagtattatgttaaactttttcttttggattttgaatttaggttatattttcgattttgaatttatttgttttagtactattgacttgttatttcacattgtatgttgtttatttttcacttacagttgatagattttttttttttcaaacatttgAATGATGTTACGGCAttataattatatattttttttgttaaacATCCCATccatgttctcacaaaaaaagtctgcttttaagttttataattaattaaaaatatatatcaattattttttacaatattagttacaaatatatgattattaattaatatattttcaagaaacaatgtgttattaaataaccaatttaatatcatttataacggcacatgttttttaatattaattttaaatttttgataattttttttaaattaaacaaACCGTATAATTaaacttgtgcaaccaaacaatacGCTTGTAATTATActataattacattatgacaaataaacaggtcgttgtaattatattactgtgtaattactactctagtaattacaccaattccaattaccacgtggctttccaaacagaccctaaaaGTTCCCTGACATTCTTTGGGCCAGCTAATAAACAAGGAGTgtagcttttctttttctgttgtCATTTTATGCTATGTTTTCTGTCTTCTATCTTTAACTTCTTTAATGTTGTCAAAGGCGCACTTAAAGCGgtttaagccctgaagcgagacGCAAGACATGTTAAGTGCTTCGCTTTGCTTAGCGGGCGCTTCAGAGTTATCATCAAGGCTAAGATATACTTTCCTTGCCCATGAGCCAATCTTGAAGAAACAACACTAAACAAtgaatatttcactttatcgtaatttttttgcccatatatttgttattcatgcttataattattagtcttgggCTACACATACATATTTGTGTTTTTTCTCCACTTGCACCTTTCTTCATTAAAGGCCGTGCTTTACTCGTGTTTTGCGCTTAAAGCTCCAATGGACTTAGAGCTTTTTTGTGATTTTCGCCTTTGATAACATTGGACTCCTTTCCAAATAAAAGGAGAGTTGTATCATCAACATCTTATTGCCATAGCTTCTTTTGGTGCTAACTTCTATGTAGAAGGGCTTTGTTTTTGTTGCTTCAGCAATAATGTAGATATTATCTGGAAATAGGCTGGCTCACTTTACATGGACAACATGTATCATGTTAGTGCCATTATGATGAATTTCCTGTTACTTACATCAAGTTACCATCAGTTTAATTGTCTTGCTGTTTAACTTCTTCTTATGGGATCATTATATGTGATAATAGTGGAGTATTCTTTGTGCACGAATGGCATGGGAACCTTCAGTTCCTGTAAGTTCGTGTTGACAAGTACTGGAGATGATCCAGCAACCTACAAACTTGATTGTTGCATTGATGATCAAATAAATCAAAAAATTAGTATCTATCTTTCCAAGATTGTCATTCACGAACTATGTAATTTAATTAGCTTCACTAAGAACATAATTTCTCTATCTATAATTAAGTATGCATCATTCTGAGAGATTAGAGAAGATAATtgtactttttttcttttctttttggcgTTTTCCTTCAATTATTAGGAAGATGAAACCATTCACTAAGGTTGGGTAAGCTTCAATCACCAACACCCTTTGCGGTCGGCTATATAAATATTCTGCTTTCATTATTGGTGAGCTTGATGCAGAAAATTACTAGTGTCGATTCTTGAATTGAAATGACTTTGATTAGGGAAGAGAGGAAAAAATATTTGGAGATAATACCAATGGCGACAATATATCATGTCAATATTCAACATCGGTACAAAATCAGGGCGGAGCTAGAAGTCGACATACGGGTTCGGTACTTCGACTGAACCCAATATCTCTCGTTCAAATTCTTCTATGTTTGTATtaagatggtcataactttgcactcggacgtccgttttacgcgtttttttttttttgaacttgcgtattttttcgagatctatgcggacaaactgcCACAAGgcagtttggccgagccgatttttaaaaaaacagcttttatcccattcaatttcaattttcccccaaattggcgtgaaattttcag
Coding sequences within it:
- the LOC132604091 gene encoding probable serine/threonine-protein kinase At1g01540, whose translation is MSAFLNDELSKKTSIFGLHLWVVVGICVGAAIVLILFLISLWYTSKRNNNPNNSNNPQITEIKEIRIDPNPVLDPNPLPEPEKETPQRIQIEIGNNKNGKGHHLVKPDRVGSGGGSGHGSGEQGGGGISGPEVSHLGWGHWYTLRELEIATNFFAHENVIGEGGYGIVYRGVMEDNSYVAVKNLLNNRGQAEREFKVEVEAIGRVRHKNLVRLLGYCAEGAHRMLVYEYVDNGNLEQWLHGDVGPYSPLTWEIRMNIILGTAKGLTYLHEGLEPKVVHRDIKSSNILIDKQWNSKVSDFGLAKLLGSERSYVTTRVMGTFGYVAPEYASTGMLNDRSDVYSFGILIMEIISGRNPVDYSRAPGEVNLVDWLKTMVSNRNSEGVLDPKLREKPSSRALKRALLVALRCVDPNAQKRPKMGHVIHMLEADDFPFRDERRGSRENGRPHHDGMKESVMDKRIIESGDSSGYESTVQTNRSLLTKKEIDDDE